Genomic DNA from Filimonas effusa:
TGAAACAATGAGTTGAATAATCGGCGTTAATTTATCGGCTTCCTCCGGAATATTTTCTATTATGCCTTTTAACTTATCTTTCCATTCATTTATGGACAATCCTTCATTGTCCATTCCTAAATAAAAATGATTAGTTATTATATTGTGGCTGCTACCGCCACTGTAGCTTGTGTTCATGCTATACATTTAGAATGATTCGATTTTCTTAGGTTAATTTTATTTACTTATGACCTGATAACACTTTTTTAGTGGATCTAAAAAAGTCTGCTTGAACATATTTCTATGCTCTTTGAAAACGTTTACTTTGTTCTCATAATTTCTTATGAACTCACACGCGGCAATATCACGTATAGATGGCAACATATATACAGTTTCACTCTCAAAGTGATGAATGAAAAACACACCAAAAGATATATAGGAATTTAATATTTTATTTCGTACAACTAGCTTTGGAACCAGTTGTTGATAATCACCCTTATCACTCAATTGAAAGTGAATTTGCGGGCTATCACTGCTAATCTTTACGGGCCTTGCATTCTTTTTTATAGCCTTTTGCTTCCGATTACTATATCTGTAACCCCAATATTTATAAAGGAAGCGTTCACTTTCTAATAACGATACAGCAGTTTTCCAGTGGGTATAAATATTATCAAGTAATTCTACATATTTTCTTTCTTCTCCAAATTCAAATAATTCTCCGGTTATGTCCTTGCTAAGTTCACGAATTATAAAACATATCTTATTTAATGCTTTCTGATTTTCAGTAAGTGTAATGGAGTAGTCATGGTCTTCTTTTATAGGGAAGTTGTCAAAGCCTATAACATTTGTTCCTTCTTTGTTCAACTTACCCTCACAGGGTAAAAGGATTGGCAATTTTTGAAACCTGTTAGGTTGTATTATCAAATAGGTAACTGTTTTAGTTCTGTCCTCAGTTCCTTGATTATCGCATCTTAAATTCAAAATATTATTAATACCCTCAAACCCTTTGCTCAATGAGCTATTATATACACAACCAGATAATTTGTTAATGATTTCCAAACCATAATGTGAGTTCTTTATTTGGAAATACTTTTTATGTTTAATAGCGGTTTCATAAATCCCTTTAGGTGTAAACTGATTCAGGAAATTTCTATTACCGTAACTTAGCAATCTATCAAATGTTCCATATACGTGTGTACATATATGGTAATCCTTGTTTTTACAGGAGCAATGCAGACCAATCTTATTTTTTTCCAACTTTATAGAAATAACATATTTTTCCTTCTCTTTTGATGTACTGATTTTGAGAATCCCACTTCTACTAAAGTTTATAAACGTGATTGCGGGGTAAAACCAGGTACTTCGCTTCTTTATCAAAGGATCGGTATTATTGTTCAGAACATCTAAGGTTAGCTGATAGTCCTCATTGTCTAATGGGATATAATAAAATGGATTCAGAGAAGGCAGGCTACTAACTGAGCTGCTTTTACTTTTTTTTGCCATAAGCGTTTGTTTTATTACTAGGTTGCAGTATTATTGCTTGACAATCAATGAAATGGAACTTATCGGGTTTCTCTTCATCGAATACGATGGCAAGTTGCCGCTTTTTTTTAATCTCGATTTCTTATGTCGATTGGTTTTACTTATATTAATCCGTTATTTCACTTTAATATCAACCTAATTACTTATAGATATGGAAGAAAATCTGACCGTACTGGAAAATAAAATGGTAGGCGTTAATATATCTCTCTTTCGCAAAGCCAGAGGGTATAAAGCGGAATACGTTGCGGACGAGCTTGATATGTCGGAAGCTAACTATTTGAAATATGAGCGTGGTGAACACCAGCTTACAATTCCTTTTATCCAGAAAGTTGCAATAGTTTTAAAAGTTGATCCTATTAAGCTAATGACAACTACTCCAAGCATTTTACTTGATAAGATTACCAACTCTCCGAATGCAGGTGTTGGTAATTACATTGGTGGAGATCTGAATACTATGGATGAAAAAACGCAGGAATTACTTAATAGAGCTATCGAATCAACTTTACAGGTTAACGATAATCTCGTGAAGTTGCTCGAAAAGTTAAGTAGAGAGCAAAGTCCAAATGCATCTTAAAATAATATTTTAAAGTCTATAACATATTATCGCTGGTAATCCTATTGAGTAACAACATTAGATAATTATTGAGGTATTAGTCCATGAATTTTCATTTTTGTCTCTAATTTTGAATTGAATCTATGTTTCCTTATGGACGATGAAAAAATACGCAGCTACAATTTATTTAGGAGGCTTTGTAACCAAAATGCAGAATCCTCTTTAAAAGCAGCGGAATTATTAAAAGGCAATAAAGTCAATCATATTGTTTATCACCTTTCTATCCTTGCTTTGGAAGAAATAGGTAAAATATTTATCTATTATTGTAATTTAAACTCAAGTGATAAATGGGATTCAGATAAAAGAACAATTCCTTTAGACGATCATATCAAGAAATTGTTTTGGTCTATCTGGTTACCAGCATTAACTAACGAAATAATAACCAATGACCAGCTTGGAGAAATTACCTCGATGGCAACTCAATTACATGAAAGACGACTTCATTCTTTATATACGGACTTATCCGACACTCAAAACGCTGCTGATAAAATTGGTGATGATGAAGCTGAACAAGTATACCAATTTGCTAAATCTAGGCTTGATTTATCTCAACTTGAAGGGGATGTTGATATAAATTCAAAACCCAACGAATTGCTTATTTGGTTTAATTCTATATCGAACGATGAAGATAAAAGGAAATTTATTTTTGGATCAGAAGCTCAACAAAAATTAGTGGATTTAGGTACTCCTGGATTATGGATTGGTTGGTTAAAGAGCCATTTTGACCAGCAGGAGTTCGATTTAAGAACTTTGGCAGAAAGTGAAATTGCGAGGGAGCGACCCACAGATGATAAAAAATTTGAACCTAAATGGCGAATGCGGATAAAATTGGATAGCCAGTCGCACTCAATTAGGCATAATGTTGTTACATCATTTAACAGCAAGTACCATGAAATTAAACTAACTCGTGGAGCAACGCCCCATGTTCTATTCGTGGATTTTACTTTTGAAAAAAGTGTCACATTGCATGATCTTTGGGATTGCGGCTTTCTTCATACCAAATTGTTTGTTGCAGCTCTAAACATTGGCTCCAACGGATTCATATATTGGAATTTACCACTTGATTTAGACAAATATTATGAAAATATCACAGATCTTGATAACAACAATAAATTGACACTCAAATTAGCTTCAAAATTGGCTGTTGCCTGGCAAGCCGAGCAGATGACATTAACTGAGGAAGAGTTACATTTGAGTAAGCTAACCTTTGATTATTTGCTTGACCCTTTGCATAAAGATGATACCGATTTTATAACGGATTACCTCAATGCCCTTGCTATTCTTGCTAAAAGTGACATTCATTGTCGGCTTGAAATGCAATCCTTCGGGATGTTTTACAGCGCGTTCAAAAAAGCAGTTACCCGCTACCAATGTTGCGCAGAGCCTGAAATAAAGGTAGTTGGCTACAGCCAACTACAAGGTGTTTTAAAAAATAAAGATGCATTCGATAACATTATTGATATTGGGCTTACCCTTGCAAGTGAACATCATGTTATAACATTAAAAGAAGTATTTGCAATGAAACAATATTGCGGGGCTTATATTTTAACATTGGCTGTCAGAAAGTTAATGGGTGACATGAACTTAAAAATAACCCAGGATCTCACTAAATAACTGATGAACTTTACTGTGCGAATAAATGACACCTATAACATATTGTAAAAATTTCATTTATGACCTTTTAACCTTTTAAAAAGCTGCAAAAATGTCGTATTCTTGTGATCTAAGAAAAGCCGGTTTGAATTTAACTTATTTCATTCAAAAGTATAATAAAGGAGGCTAGGGGTTCGATAGGTATCTCCTCAACTCCACATTTCTTTGTAAATGAGTATTTTATTAAGCCTGTAGGTTGCTCCTATGGGCTTTTTTATTGGGCACTTTATATCAGCCTTTTTAAGTGGCACCGGCGGTGATTTCATTACTACGTCAATATATCCTAATCCAGTTTAATTCTTTTAAGAGACAAGAGATTATACAATGACCGCACTTCAATATCGTAAGCATTGAGACGTTTCTTTTCAGGGTTTGTTTCAATATAAATTTGGCAATTGTCCTTTAAGTTTAGCGGAACCTGACCTCCTTCACACAACTTTTTAGCTACGTCCAAATTTGACAAATTATCGAGATCTTTTTCCAGAAACTCTAGCTAACACCGGCAGGCCTGCTACAAGTTTGTGAAATTTTACACCTTACA
This window encodes:
- a CDS encoding AbiV family abortive infection protein, with product MDDEKIRSYNLFRRLCNQNAESSLKAAELLKGNKVNHIVYHLSILALEEIGKIFIYYCNLNSSDKWDSDKRTIPLDDHIKKLFWSIWLPALTNEIITNDQLGEITSMATQLHERRLHSLYTDLSDTQNAADKIGDDEAEQVYQFAKSRLDLSQLEGDVDINSKPNELLIWFNSISNDEDKRKFIFGSEAQQKLVDLGTPGLWIGWLKSHFDQQEFDLRTLAESEIARERPTDDKKFEPKWRMRIKLDSQSHSIRHNVVTSFNSKYHEIKLTRGATPHVLFVDFTFEKSVTLHDLWDCGFLHTKLFVAALNIGSNGFIYWNLPLDLDKYYENITDLDNNNKLTLKLASKLAVAWQAEQMTLTEEELHLSKLTFDYLLDPLHKDDTDFITDYLNALAILAKSDIHCRLEMQSFGMFYSAFKKAVTRYQCCAEPEIKVVGYSQLQGVLKNKDAFDNIIDIGLTLASEHHVITLKEVFAMKQYCGAYILTLAVRKLMGDMNLKITQDLTK
- a CDS encoding helix-turn-helix domain-containing protein, with the translated sequence MEENLTVLENKMVGVNISLFRKARGYKAEYVADELDMSEANYLKYERGEHQLTIPFIQKVAIVLKVDPIKLMTTTPSILLDKITNSPNAGVGNYIGGDLNTMDEKTQELLNRAIESTLQVNDNLVKLLEKLSREQSPNAS